One Myxococcus stipitatus DNA segment encodes these proteins:
- a CDS encoding ABC transporter ATP-binding protein, translating into MIEVQHLTRRYRDRVAIEDLSFSIEEGELLGFLGPNGAGKSTTMKVLTGFLPPSEGVVKVGGFDVTTHPLEVKRRIGYLPETPPLYPEMTVHGYLRFVASLKRLPSRGLEAEVERVASLTGVSHVLGRLIQELSKGYKQRTGIAQALLGAPPVLILDEPTEGLDPAQRAEVRALIKGLAGKHTVILSTHILPEVTMTCERVLILNQGRIVAHDDLRKLAGLHGPSQSASLEEVFIKLTAA; encoded by the coding sequence ATGATCGAGGTGCAGCACCTCACCCGGCGGTATCGCGACCGCGTGGCCATCGAGGACCTCTCCTTCAGCATCGAGGAGGGCGAGCTGCTCGGCTTCCTCGGGCCGAACGGCGCGGGCAAGTCCACCACGATGAAGGTCCTCACCGGCTTCCTGCCGCCGTCGGAGGGCGTGGTGAAGGTGGGCGGCTTCGACGTCACGACGCACCCGCTGGAGGTGAAGCGCCGCATCGGCTACCTGCCCGAGACGCCGCCGCTCTACCCGGAGATGACGGTCCACGGGTACCTGCGGTTCGTGGCCTCGCTCAAGCGCCTGCCCTCGCGAGGACTCGAGGCGGAGGTCGAGCGGGTGGCCAGCCTCACCGGCGTGAGCCACGTGCTGGGGCGCCTCATCCAGGAGCTGTCGAAGGGCTACAAGCAGCGCACCGGCATCGCCCAGGCGCTGCTGGGCGCACCGCCCGTGCTCATCCTCGACGAGCCCACCGAGGGGCTGGACCCCGCGCAGCGCGCGGAGGTGCGCGCGCTCATCAAGGGCCTGGCCGGCAAGCACACCGTCATCCTCTCCACGCACATCCTCCCGGAGGTGACGATGACCTGCGAGCGGGTCCTCATCCTCAACCAGGGGCGCATCGTCGCCCACGACGACCTGCGCAAGCTGGCCGGCCTCCACGGCCCGTCGCAGAGCGCGTCGTTGGAGGAAGTGTTCATCAAGCTGACCGCCGCCTGA
- a CDS encoding ABC transporter permease has translation MRTALAIARKELSLYFTTPWAYVVFTAMMALSAFFFAALLESFQQVQEMAREATWARMPPDYDSYRNLTEGVVVQLWGSVIIITLFVAPFLSMRLFAEEKRNKTYELLMTSPVRPLEVVVGKYLGGLGIITATLGLTLLFPALLSLFGHADTGAALEWPTVLTGYVGVLLWGATCMAVGLFISALTESQMLAALLTFAVLLPWMLLTSVAQATSEPLRSVLTYVSFDAQLQNLLKGVVEVQSFVFFASVIAFSLLLTHRAVEVQRQA, from the coding sequence ATGCGCACCGCCCTGGCCATCGCCCGCAAGGAACTGTCCCTCTACTTCACCACCCCGTGGGCCTACGTCGTCTTCACCGCGATGATGGCCCTCTCCGCGTTCTTCTTCGCCGCCCTGCTGGAGTCCTTCCAACAGGTCCAGGAGATGGCGCGGGAGGCGACGTGGGCCCGGATGCCCCCGGACTACGACAGCTACCGCAACCTCACCGAGGGCGTGGTGGTGCAGCTGTGGGGCTCGGTCATCATCATCACCCTGTTCGTCGCCCCCTTCCTCTCCATGCGCCTGTTCGCGGAGGAGAAGCGCAACAAGACGTACGAGCTCTTGATGACGTCGCCGGTGCGGCCGCTCGAAGTCGTGGTGGGCAAGTACCTGGGCGGGCTGGGCATCATCACCGCCACGCTCGGCCTCACCCTCCTCTTCCCGGCGCTGCTGTCCCTCTTCGGCCACGCCGACACGGGCGCCGCGCTGGAGTGGCCCACGGTGCTGACGGGCTACGTGGGCGTGCTGCTGTGGGGCGCCACGTGCATGGCGGTGGGGCTGTTCATCTCCGCCCTGACGGAGAGCCAGATGCTGGCGGCCCTGCTCACGTTCGCGGTGCTGCTGCCGTGGATGCTCCTGACCAGCGTGGCGCAGGCCACGTCGGAGCCCCTGCGCTCGGTGCTGACGTACGTGTCCTTCGACGCGCAGCTCCAGAACCTGCTCAAGGGCGTGGTGGAGGTGCAATCGTTCGTGTTCTTCGCCTCCGTCATCGCCTTCTCGCTGCTGCTCACCCACCGGGCCGTCGAAGTCCAGCGCCAGGCCTGA
- a CDS encoding aspartate kinase, with protein MPIVVQKYGGSSVADVEKIRKVARRVKDKRDAGYQVVVVVSAMGDTTDELLALAKQVSPDPPRRELDMLLTCGERISMALLSMALQEMEVPAISFTGSQSGIITNDAHAQARIVEVRPYRIHDELARGRVVIVAGYQGVSYKKEVTTLGRGGSDTTAVALAAALEAEACEIYSDVDGIFSADPRVVPDARKLEALNYDEMQELASAGAKVLNAQAVEWAKSRGIVILARTAHAQGTGTAVRELTAAQDTRVKGVTAEVEMAVLCATARVRLPELLEFLDARGVRGRTLGHDGLSEEAGHTYLLVPLADIHGEEALRKDLSTRFGDGVSWRGELGTVTCVGVGLNADWVPLRQSLAAAEELGARVHAVHTSPLQLTLLVDKAHLKPLTARLHRELLGS; from the coding sequence ATGCCTATCGTGGTGCAGAAGTACGGCGGCTCGTCGGTGGCCGACGTGGAGAAGATTCGCAAGGTGGCGCGGCGTGTGAAGGACAAGCGCGACGCCGGGTATCAGGTGGTGGTGGTGGTCAGCGCCATGGGTGACACCACGGACGAACTGCTGGCGTTGGCCAAGCAGGTGTCGCCGGATCCTCCGCGGCGCGAGCTGGACATGCTGCTCACGTGTGGCGAGCGCATCTCCATGGCGCTGCTGTCCATGGCCCTCCAGGAGATGGAGGTCCCGGCCATCAGCTTCACGGGCAGCCAGAGCGGCATCATCACCAACGACGCGCATGCGCAGGCGCGCATCGTCGAGGTGAGGCCGTACCGCATCCACGACGAGCTGGCGCGGGGGCGGGTGGTCATCGTCGCCGGCTACCAGGGCGTGTCCTACAAGAAGGAAGTGACGACACTGGGGCGCGGCGGTTCGGACACGACGGCGGTGGCGCTGGCCGCGGCGCTCGAGGCCGAGGCGTGTGAAATCTACTCCGACGTGGATGGCATCTTCAGCGCGGACCCGCGCGTGGTGCCGGACGCGCGCAAGCTCGAGGCGCTCAACTACGACGAGATGCAGGAGCTGGCGAGCGCGGGCGCGAAGGTGCTCAACGCGCAGGCGGTGGAGTGGGCGAAGTCGCGCGGCATCGTCATCCTCGCGCGCACGGCGCACGCCCAGGGCACGGGCACGGCGGTGAGGGAGCTGACGGCGGCGCAGGACACACGCGTGAAGGGCGTCACCGCGGAGGTGGAGATGGCGGTGTTGTGCGCGACCGCGCGCGTGCGTCTGCCGGAGCTGCTGGAGTTCCTCGACGCGCGCGGGGTGCGCGGACGCACGCTCGGCCATGACGGGCTGTCCGAGGAGGCGGGGCATACGTACCTCCTCGTGCCCCTGGCGGACATCCACGGCGAGGAGGCGCTGCGCAAGGACCTGTCCACGCGCTTCGGTGACGGCGTGTCCTGGCGCGGTGAGCTGGGGACCGTCACCTGCGTGGGCGTGGGCCTCAACGCGGACTGGGTCCCCCTGCGGCAGTCGCTCGCCGCCGCGGAGGAGCTGGGCGCGCGCGTGCACGCGGTCCACACCTCTCCGCTCCAGCTCACGTTGCTGGTCGACAAGGCGCACCTCAAGCCGTTGACGGCGCGGCTGCACCGCGAGCTGCTCGGGAGCTGA
- a CDS encoding right-handed parallel beta-helix repeat-containing protein has product MSTLRSLCLFGAISVGALACKGSTESPSSGAVPNTPLPQTPSTGTPRPTSPGTSTPPVTQTPGPSTPTPPAPAPEEEPSQPQYSREWYVSPSGNDTASGTQAKPLRTIAKALTLVGPGEVIRVQSGTYAEKLVIDSAVRAGTANAPITLRGEGNAKLVPTSSGWYMVMVQRPYWRLENLEFDVRGARQVAVTFAGNSQGSVLADSELKNGAFGSAISTDSGARGVTIQNNHIHDFDQGSTDSHGIVIAPTSRDITVRGNDIHGNSGDSVQCLGPEGFSNDTPAKGVLVEDNHLHDNRENAIDIKTCHDVTVRNNRMHGFTQSSTSRGEAVVVHYSAKNVVLENNDISDAALGIAVGGNRVNAPPTNVSVRRNRIHGLKTPEGSAIRIENGVDVRVLHNTVTGTEGFALVVGHGTGGDSTRVAVRNNLFATRNAVNLGPYVSELDLSANVYQPRASFTTGKFFVPGSSWVGDLLAAWKQQGQDATSSEAANALADVKTFAPGAGAVDKGMDLGLPYCGAAPDVGAVESDCPSAATASVDE; this is encoded by the coding sequence ATGTCCACACTTCGCAGCCTGTGCCTCTTCGGAGCCATCTCCGTCGGAGCTCTCGCCTGTAAGGGAAGCACGGAGTCCCCCTCCTCGGGTGCTGTCCCCAACACCCCTCTCCCACAGACGCCCTCCACGGGCACTCCCCGGCCGACCTCGCCCGGGACATCCACTCCGCCCGTCACCCAGACACCGGGCCCCTCGACGCCCACCCCACCAGCGCCCGCGCCCGAGGAAGAGCCCTCGCAGCCCCAGTATTCGCGCGAGTGGTATGTCAGCCCTTCGGGCAACGACACCGCTTCCGGCACCCAGGCGAAGCCGCTGCGCACCATCGCCAAGGCGCTCACGCTCGTGGGGCCGGGAGAAGTGATTCGCGTCCAGTCCGGGACCTACGCGGAGAAGCTCGTCATCGACTCCGCCGTGCGCGCTGGCACCGCCAACGCGCCCATCACCCTGCGCGGAGAGGGCAACGCGAAGCTCGTCCCCACCTCCAGCGGCTGGTACATGGTGATGGTGCAGCGCCCCTACTGGCGCCTCGAGAACCTCGAGTTCGACGTGCGCGGCGCGCGGCAGGTGGCCGTGACCTTCGCGGGCAACAGCCAGGGTTCGGTCCTCGCCGACAGCGAGCTGAAGAACGGCGCCTTCGGCAGCGCCATCAGCACCGACTCGGGCGCCCGGGGCGTCACCATCCAGAACAACCACATCCACGACTTCGACCAGGGCTCGACCGACTCGCACGGCATCGTCATCGCCCCCACGTCGCGGGACATCACCGTGCGCGGCAACGACATCCATGGCAACTCGGGTGACTCGGTGCAGTGCCTCGGCCCCGAGGGCTTCAGCAACGACACGCCCGCCAAGGGCGTCCTCGTCGAGGACAACCACCTCCACGACAACCGCGAGAACGCCATCGACATCAAGACGTGCCACGACGTCACCGTGCGCAACAACCGCATGCACGGCTTCACCCAGTCGAGCACGTCCCGTGGCGAGGCCGTGGTGGTGCACTACTCCGCGAAGAACGTCGTGCTGGAGAACAACGACATCTCCGACGCGGCCCTGGGCATCGCCGTGGGCGGCAACCGGGTGAACGCGCCGCCGACGAACGTCTCCGTGCGCCGCAATCGCATCCACGGTTTGAAGACGCCGGAGGGCTCCGCCATCCGCATCGAGAACGGCGTCGACGTTCGCGTGCTGCACAACACCGTCACCGGCACGGAGGGCTTCGCGCTCGTGGTGGGCCACGGCACCGGGGGTGACTCGACGCGCGTGGCGGTGCGCAACAACCTCTTCGCCACCCGCAACGCCGTCAACCTGGGGCCCTACGTGTCCGAGCTGGACCTGAGCGCCAACGTCTACCAGCCGCGCGCCAGCTTCACGACGGGCAAGTTCTTCGTGCCCGGGTCCTCGTGGGTCGGTGACCTGCTGGCCGCCTGGAAGCAGCAGGGACAGGACGCCACCTCCTCCGAGGCGGCCAACGCCCTGGCCGACGTGAAGACCTTCGCGCCCGGCGCCGGCGCGGTGGACAAGGGGATGGACCTGGGCCTGCCCTACTGCGGCGCGGCTCCGGACGTGGGCGCGGTGGAGTCCGACTGCCCCTCGGCCGCGACGGCGTCCGTCGACGAGTAG